The following coding sequences are from one Aeromicrobium duanguangcaii window:
- a CDS encoding cell division protein PerM, translated as MPESRAADQWRPAILTAAGSALLSILLAGVATLATGAADSTVAVVRTSIRAWLVAVGATLTTGETRIDVVPLGATLLVIVLVFTLTRLSLRTPIVDPVAFGAMAGGVAGVLAGICSAVTMTDAHSTNFVRAAFGAFVVVGLPAAWGAARRSGVAWLGLPRRWAPVADGAATGVIGLLGGATVLTLVMLVRHLDQAGDLWATLDPGGPFLLGLMCLLAFPTLVLWSASVLLGPGFTLGSDTSVDLTGSALGSVPGFPPLAALPDPGPFGGWVVLLTLVPLAAGVAAGLVAFTGIPVPERGWGRAALDGALAGAVGGALVGLLIETSHGALGPGTLQSAGPPAWQSLLIAVPLLAAGGALGAIGAHYRSARDRASS; from the coding sequence TCAGCATCCTCCTCGCGGGCGTGGCGACGCTAGCGACCGGGGCGGCCGACTCGACCGTCGCCGTGGTCCGCACGTCGATCCGCGCCTGGCTCGTCGCCGTGGGCGCGACCCTGACGACGGGCGAGACCCGGATCGACGTCGTGCCGCTGGGCGCCACGCTCCTGGTGATCGTCCTGGTGTTCACGCTCACCCGCCTGTCCCTGCGGACGCCCATCGTCGACCCCGTGGCCTTCGGGGCGATGGCCGGAGGCGTCGCGGGAGTGCTGGCCGGCATCTGCTCCGCGGTGACGATGACCGACGCCCACAGCACGAACTTCGTCCGAGCCGCCTTCGGGGCGTTCGTCGTCGTGGGCCTGCCGGCCGCCTGGGGCGCCGCACGGCGCTCCGGCGTCGCCTGGCTCGGACTCCCCCGCCGCTGGGCCCCGGTCGCCGACGGAGCCGCCACGGGCGTGATCGGCCTGCTCGGCGGCGCCACCGTGCTCACCCTCGTCATGCTCGTGCGGCACCTCGACCAGGCCGGCGACCTGTGGGCCACCCTCGATCCCGGTGGCCCCTTCCTGCTGGGCCTGATGTGCCTGCTGGCCTTCCCCACGCTCGTCCTGTGGTCGGCGTCGGTCCTGCTGGGCCCGGGATTCACCCTGGGCAGCGACACGTCGGTGGACCTCACCGGCAGCGCCCTGGGCTCCGTGCCCGGCTTCCCACCGCTGGCGGCACTGCCCGACCCCGGCCCGTTCGGCGGCTGGGTCGTCCTGCTGACCCTCGTCCCGCTCGCCGCCGGTGTCGCCGCCGGACTGGTCGCGTTCACCGGCATCCCGGTCCCCGAGCGCGGATGGGGTCGAGCCGCGCTGGACGGCGCCCTGGCCGGAGCGGTGGGCGGCGCGCTCGTGGGACTGCTGATCGAGACGTCACACGGCGCCCTGGGGCCGGGAACGCTGCAGTCGGCCGGTCCGCCGGCCTGGCAGAGCCTGCTGATCGCCGTGCCGCTGCTGGCGGCGGGCGGCGCTCTGGGTGCGATCGGTGCCCACTATCGTTCTGCACGTGACCGCGCCTCGTCCTGA
- the purN gene encoding phosphoribosylglycinamide formyltransferase, giving the protein MTAPRPEPARLVVLVSGSGTNLQALIDASADPAYGARIVAVGADRDGIEGLARAERAGIATFVDRVGDHPTREDWDVSLAEQVAAHRPDLVVLAGFMKLTGPAFLARFGGRTVNTHPALSPSFPGMHGPRDALEYGVKVTGATLFVVDAGVDTGPIVAQVAVPVEDDDDTESLHERIKTHERAMLVEWVGRLAREPWTIEGRRIRFQPKEPS; this is encoded by the coding sequence GTGACCGCGCCTCGTCCTGAGCCCGCACGGCTCGTGGTGCTCGTGTCGGGCTCCGGGACCAACCTCCAGGCCCTGATCGACGCCTCCGCCGACCCGGCGTACGGCGCCCGCATCGTGGCGGTCGGGGCCGACCGCGACGGCATCGAAGGCCTCGCCCGCGCCGAGCGCGCCGGCATCGCCACGTTCGTCGACCGGGTCGGTGATCACCCGACGCGCGAGGACTGGGACGTGTCGCTCGCCGAGCAGGTCGCCGCCCACCGCCCCGACCTGGTCGTGCTGGCCGGCTTCATGAAGCTCACCGGCCCGGCCTTCCTGGCCCGGTTCGGCGGTCGCACCGTCAACACCCACCCGGCGCTGTCGCCGTCGTTCCCCGGCATGCACGGGCCGCGCGACGCCCTCGAGTACGGCGTCAAGGTCACGGGCGCGACGCTGTTCGTGGTCGACGCCGGCGTCGACACCGGACCGATCGTGGCCCAGGTCGCCGTGCCCGTCGAGGACGACGACGACACCGAGTCCCTGCACGAACGCATCAAGACCCACGAGCGAGCGATGCTCGTCGAGTGGGTCGGCCGCCTGGCCCGCGAGCCCTGGACGATCGAGGGCCGTCGCATCCGCTTCCAGCCGAAGGAACCGTCATGA
- the purH gene encoding bifunctional phosphoribosylaminoimidazolecarboxamide formyltransferase/IMP cyclohydrolase encodes MTDLRPIKRALISVYDKTGLTELAADLHAEGVAIVSTGSTAKTIEAAGIPVTPVEELTGFPECLDGRVKTLHPRVHAGILADRRLDDHSRQLEELDIEPFDLVVVNLYPFRETVASGAAPDEVVEQIDIGGPSMVRAAAKNHPSVAVVVSPAAYGEVTTALAQGGFTFDQRKRLAAQAFAHTAAYDVAVASWFSSTYAPADPEPFPAFAGATWDRSAVLRYGENPHQPAALYTDGTGGLAGAEQLHGKEMSYNNYVDTDAARRAAFAHEKPAVAIIKHANPCGIAVGADIAQAHARAHACDPVSAFGGVIAANRPVTVAMAEQVAEVFTEVIVAPDYEAGAVEILQGKKNIRILRCPAPSHESPVEFRPISGGVLLQRRDLVDAEGDEPTTWTLAAGEPVDSATFADLVFAWRACKAVKSNAILLAKDGASVGIGMGQVNRVDSCRLAVERAGEDRARGSVAASDAFFPFADGPQILIDAGVTAIVQPGGSVRDAETVAAAAAAGITMYVTGTRHFFH; translated from the coding sequence ATGACCGACCTCCGTCCCATCAAGCGCGCCCTCATCTCGGTGTACGACAAGACCGGGCTGACCGAGCTCGCGGCCGACCTGCACGCCGAGGGCGTCGCGATCGTGTCGACCGGCTCGACCGCCAAGACGATCGAGGCCGCCGGCATCCCGGTGACCCCCGTCGAGGAGCTCACCGGCTTCCCCGAGTGCCTCGACGGCCGGGTCAAGACCCTGCACCCGCGCGTGCACGCCGGCATCCTGGCCGACCGCCGTCTCGACGACCACTCGCGCCAGCTCGAGGAGCTCGACATCGAGCCCTTCGACCTCGTGGTCGTCAACCTCTACCCCTTCCGCGAGACCGTCGCCTCGGGCGCTGCTCCCGACGAGGTCGTCGAGCAGATCGACATCGGCGGACCGTCGATGGTTCGCGCCGCCGCCAAGAACCACCCCAGCGTCGCGGTCGTCGTGTCGCCGGCGGCCTACGGCGAGGTGACCACGGCGCTTGCGCAGGGCGGGTTCACCTTCGACCAGCGCAAGCGCCTCGCCGCCCAGGCGTTCGCGCACACCGCCGCCTATGACGTCGCCGTCGCCTCTTGGTTCTCCTCGACCTACGCCCCGGCCGACCCGGAGCCGTTCCCCGCGTTCGCCGGCGCGACGTGGGACCGGTCCGCCGTCCTGCGCTACGGCGAGAACCCGCACCAGCCCGCAGCGCTCTACACCGACGGCACGGGCGGCCTGGCCGGCGCCGAGCAGCTGCACGGCAAGGAGATGTCCTACAACAACTACGTCGACACCGACGCCGCGCGCCGTGCCGCCTTCGCCCATGAGAAGCCCGCGGTCGCGATCATCAAGCACGCCAACCCGTGCGGCATCGCCGTGGGCGCCGACATCGCCCAAGCGCACGCCCGGGCGCACGCCTGCGACCCCGTCTCGGCGTTCGGCGGTGTCATCGCGGCCAACCGTCCCGTGACCGTCGCCATGGCCGAGCAGGTCGCCGAGGTCTTCACCGAGGTCATCGTCGCGCCCGACTACGAGGCCGGTGCCGTCGAGATCCTGCAGGGCAAGAAGAACATCCGCATCCTGCGCTGCCCGGCGCCGTCGCACGAGTCGCCCGTCGAGTTCCGGCCGATCAGCGGCGGCGTGCTGCTGCAGCGCCGCGACCTCGTGGATGCCGAGGGCGACGAGCCCACCACGTGGACCCTCGCCGCCGGCGAGCCGGTCGATTCGGCCACCTTCGCCGACCTGGTCTTCGCCTGGCGCGCCTGCAAGGCGGTCAAGTCGAACGCCATCTTGCTGGCCAAGGACGGCGCATCCGTCGGCATCGGCATGGGCCAGGTCAACCGCGTCGACTCGTGCCGCCTCGCGGTCGAGCGCGCCGGCGAGGACCGCGCGCGCGGCTCGGTGGCCGCGTCCGACGCGTTCTTCCCGTTCGCCGACGGGCCTCAGATCCTGATCGACGCGGGCGTCACGGCGATCGTCCAGCCGGGCGGCTCGGTGCGCGACGCCGAGACGGTCGCCGCGGCGGCCGCCGCCGGCATCACGATGTACGTCACGGGGACTCGTCACTTCTTCCACTGA
- a CDS encoding TetR/AcrR family transcriptional regulator, which yields MTSRAQLSQERSRQRREALLNAAIDLFAEGGSRAVTHRAVAAAAGLPAATTTYYFATIEDLLREALNHHIAQWIATMESLADIDVSGVMSLITDESAVTFAAGIFEGRPPTTASRELTVILGAARDPQLRDAAVTALTTGTDVLVGLLTRAGFTDAQGLAEDLVALIAGLALRRSAGVHTEAEEAVNAVRGVRTLIVGHLLGQEAGIELLAALRDRSLSGRSDESP from the coding sequence ATGACTTCGCGGGCGCAGTTGTCCCAGGAGCGCAGCCGGCAGCGTCGCGAGGCCCTGTTGAACGCTGCGATCGACCTGTTCGCCGAGGGCGGATCGCGGGCCGTGACCCATCGAGCCGTGGCCGCCGCGGCGGGTCTGCCGGCCGCGACGACCACGTACTACTTCGCGACGATCGAGGACCTGCTGCGCGAGGCGCTCAACCACCACATCGCTCAGTGGATCGCCACGATGGAGAGCCTGGCCGACATCGATGTCAGCGGGGTCATGTCGCTCATCACGGACGAGTCGGCCGTCACGTTCGCGGCCGGCATCTTCGAGGGCCGGCCTCCGACCACCGCGTCGCGTGAGCTGACGGTGATCCTGGGCGCCGCCCGCGATCCCCAGCTGCGCGACGCGGCCGTCACGGCGTTGACGACCGGGACCGACGTGCTGGTCGGCCTGCTCACCCGGGCGGGCTTCACCGACGCCCAGGGCCTCGCCGAGGACCTGGTGGCCCTGATCGCGGGGCTGGCCCTGCGCCGGTCCGCCGGTGTCCACACCGAGGCCGAGGAGGCCGTCAACGCAGTCCGTGGCGTGCGCACCCTGATCGTCGGCCACCTGCTGGGGCAGGAGGCCGGGATCGAGTTGCTCGCCGCACTGCGCGACCGCTCGCTCAGTGGAAGAAGTGACGAGTCCCCGTGA
- a CDS encoding bifunctional methylenetetrahydrofolate dehydrogenase/methenyltetrahydrofolate cyclohydrolase — protein sequence MTAQTLDGKAVAATIKSELRERVDALRARGITPGLGTILVGDDPASRWYVGAKHKDCAEIGIESIRIDLPADASQAEVEAAVDELNADPTCTLYIVQLPLPKGLDENAVIGRIDPAKDADGLHPTNLGWLVLGKPAPLPCTPRGILELLRRHDVEIAGKHAVVVGRGITVGRPMGLLLTRRSENATVTLCHTGTRDLAAEVRRADIVIAAAGVPGIITGDMVKPGAALLDVGVSRDEDGKIVGDLAPDVWETAGWVTPNPGGVGPMTRAMLLSNVVDFSEAAAEDAG from the coding sequence GTGACTGCCCAGACCCTCGACGGCAAGGCCGTCGCCGCCACCATCAAGTCCGAGCTGCGTGAACGTGTCGACGCCCTGCGCGCCCGCGGCATCACGCCCGGCCTCGGCACGATCCTCGTCGGCGACGACCCGGCCAGCCGCTGGTACGTCGGCGCCAAGCACAAGGACTGCGCCGAGATCGGCATCGAGTCGATCCGCATCGACCTGCCGGCCGACGCGAGCCAGGCCGAGGTCGAGGCGGCCGTCGACGAGCTCAACGCCGACCCGACGTGCACCCTCTACATCGTGCAGCTGCCGCTGCCGAAGGGACTCGACGAGAACGCCGTCATCGGCCGGATCGACCCGGCCAAGGACGCCGACGGCCTGCACCCGACGAACCTGGGCTGGCTCGTGCTGGGCAAGCCCGCTCCCCTGCCGTGCACCCCGCGCGGCATCCTCGAGCTGCTGCGTCGCCACGACGTCGAGATCGCCGGCAAGCACGCGGTGGTCGTCGGCCGCGGCATCACGGTCGGCCGCCCCATGGGACTGCTGCTGACCCGCCGCAGCGAGAACGCCACCGTCACGCTGTGCCACACCGGCACGCGCGACCTGGCGGCCGAGGTGCGGCGCGCCGACATCGTGATCGCCGCCGCGGGCGTCCCGGGCATCATCACCGGCGACATGGTCAAGCCGGGAGCGGCACTGCTCGATGTCGGTGTCAGCCGCGACGAGGACGGCAAGATCGTCGGCGACCTCGCGCCGGACGTCTGGGAGACCGCCGGCTGGGTCACCCCCAACCCCGGTGGCGTCGGGCCGATGACGCGGGCGATGCTGCTCAGCAACGTCGTCGACTTCAGCGAGGCGGCCGCCGAGGACGCCGGGTGA
- a CDS encoding DUF3017 domain-containing protein: MKLPRSNGSRIYLLHLVAVAIGLGMVVLGPWRAGLMVIGASFLVSAVARMVVPIDHTGMLRVRGKLFDVVWMGFLGASLLVLAVLVPS, translated from the coding sequence GTGAAGCTCCCCCGCAGCAACGGCTCCAGGATCTACCTGCTGCACCTCGTCGCGGTCGCGATCGGACTGGGCATGGTCGTGCTCGGTCCGTGGCGCGCGGGCCTCATGGTGATCGGCGCGTCGTTCCTGGTGTCCGCCGTCGCCCGCATGGTGGTGCCGATCGACCACACCGGGATGCTGCGCGTGCGCGGCAAGCTGTTCGACGTCGTGTGGATGGGCTTCCTGGGCGCCTCGCTGCTGGTGCTGGCCGTCCTCGTCCCGTCCTGA
- a CDS encoding malate dehydrogenase, with the protein MSTSPVKVAVTGAAGQIGYSLLFRLASGSLLGPDTPIQLRLLEITPALKALEGVVMELDDCAFPTLDSVEIGDDPNHIFDGANLALLVGARPRTKGMERGDLLEANGAIFTAQGKALNEVAADDIRIGVTGNPANTNALIAMKNAPNIPAERFTALTRLDHNRAISQLAAKTGAKVADISKMTIWGNHSATQYPDIFHAEIAGRNAAEVVDDQAWIENDFIPTVAKRGAAIIEARGASSAASAASATIDAARDWLRGSAENDWVSMAVASDGSYGVPEGLISSFPVTTKNGDWEIVQGLEIDEFSRARIDASVAELAEERDAVTQLGLI; encoded by the coding sequence GTGAGCACCTCTCCTGTCAAGGTGGCCGTCACCGGCGCCGCCGGCCAGATCGGCTACAGCCTTCTCTTCCGTCTTGCCAGCGGCTCGCTGCTCGGTCCCGACACCCCGATCCAGCTGCGGCTGCTCGAGATCACCCCGGCGCTGAAGGCGCTCGAGGGCGTCGTGATGGAGCTCGACGACTGCGCGTTCCCGACGCTGGACTCGGTCGAGATCGGTGACGACCCGAACCACATCTTCGACGGCGCGAACCTCGCCCTGCTCGTGGGCGCCCGCCCGCGCACCAAGGGCATGGAGCGCGGCGACCTGCTGGAGGCCAACGGCGCGATCTTCACCGCGCAGGGCAAGGCCCTCAACGAGGTCGCGGCCGACGACATCCGCATCGGCGTCACCGGCAACCCGGCGAACACCAACGCGCTGATCGCGATGAAGAACGCGCCGAACATCCCGGCCGAGCGCTTCACCGCCCTGACGCGCCTCGACCACAACCGGGCGATCAGCCAGCTGGCCGCCAAGACCGGCGCCAAGGTCGCGGACATCTCCAAGATGACGATCTGGGGCAACCACTCGGCCACCCAGTACCCGGACATCTTCCACGCCGAGATCGCCGGCCGGAACGCCGCCGAGGTCGTCGACGACCAGGCGTGGATCGAGAACGACTTCATCCCGACCGTCGCCAAGCGCGGCGCGGCGATCATCGAGGCCCGTGGCGCGTCCAGCGCCGCCTCGGCCGCCTCGGCCACGATCGACGCCGCCCGCGACTGGCTGCGTGGCTCCGCCGAGAACGACTGGGTCTCCATGGCCGTGGCGTCCGACGGCTCCTACGGTGTGCCCGAGGGCCTCATCAGCTCGTTCCCCGTCACCACCAAGAACGGTGACTGGGAGATCGTCCAGGGCCTCGAGATCGACGAGTTCAGCCGCGCGCGCATCGACGCCAGCGTCGCCGAGCTCGCCGAGGAGCGTGACGCCGTCACGCAGCTGGGCCTCATCTGA
- the guaA gene encoding glutamine-hydrolyzing GMP synthase: MAAETPESVAEAHHDTVIVVDFGAQYAQLIARRVREAKVYSEIMPHTATSEEILAKNPKAVILSGGPSSVYETGAPQLPLGLVDSGTAVFGICYGFMAMAQALGGEVARTGQREYGRTAVSVLEPGTLLADLPETLVSWMSHGDEVVRAPEGFTLSAKSDRATVAAFENVDRRLAGVQWHPEVMHSQFGQKILEHFLFGIAGCEPTWTSANIVEEQVELIREQVGDARVISALSGGVDSAVSTALVQKAIGDQLTAVFVDHGLLREGEAEQVRKDYVAATGVDLKVVDAKDQFLGFLDGVTDPEQKRKIIGREFIRTFEAAEREVLATPGAPVKFLVQGTLYPDVVESGGGEGAANIKSHHNVGGLPEDLEFSLIEPLRTLFKDEVRQVGRELGIPEAIVSRHPFPGPGLAIRIVGAVSEERLQILRRADAIVREETTAAGLDHEIWQFPVVLLADVRSVGVQGDGRTYGHPIVLRPVSSEDAMTADWSRLPYELLERISTRITNEVDEVNRVVLDVTSKPPGTIEWE; the protein is encoded by the coding sequence GTGGCCGCCGAAACTCCCGAGTCCGTTGCCGAAGCCCATCACGACACCGTCATCGTCGTCGACTTCGGTGCCCAGTACGCCCAGCTGATCGCGCGACGCGTGCGTGAGGCGAAGGTCTACTCCGAGATCATGCCGCACACGGCGACGTCCGAGGAGATCCTGGCCAAGAACCCGAAGGCCGTCATCCTGTCCGGCGGACCCTCGTCGGTGTACGAGACCGGCGCCCCGCAGCTGCCGCTCGGCCTGGTCGACTCCGGCACGGCCGTCTTCGGCATCTGCTACGGATTCATGGCCATGGCTCAGGCCCTCGGCGGCGAGGTCGCTCGCACCGGTCAGCGCGAGTACGGCCGCACGGCCGTCTCGGTGCTCGAGCCCGGAACCCTGCTGGCCGACCTGCCCGAGACCCTCGTCAGCTGGATGTCCCACGGCGACGAGGTCGTCCGGGCCCCGGAGGGCTTCACCCTCAGCGCCAAGAGCGACCGCGCCACCGTCGCCGCCTTCGAGAACGTCGACCGGCGCCTGGCCGGTGTGCAGTGGCACCCCGAGGTCATGCACTCGCAGTTCGGGCAGAAGATCCTCGAGCACTTCCTGTTCGGCATCGCCGGCTGCGAGCCCACCTGGACCAGCGCCAACATCGTCGAGGAGCAGGTCGAGCTGATCCGCGAGCAGGTCGGCGACGCGCGCGTCATCTCGGCCCTGTCCGGCGGCGTCGACTCGGCCGTCTCGACCGCGCTCGTGCAGAAGGCGATCGGCGACCAGCTGACCGCCGTCTTCGTCGACCACGGCCTGCTGCGCGAGGGCGAGGCCGAGCAGGTCCGCAAGGACTACGTCGCAGCCACCGGCGTCGACCTGAAGGTCGTCGACGCCAAGGACCAGTTCCTGGGCTTCCTCGACGGGGTCACCGACCCCGAGCAGAAGCGCAAGATCATCGGCCGTGAGTTCATCCGCACGTTCGAGGCCGCCGAGCGCGAGGTGCTCGCCACCCCGGGCGCGCCGGTCAAGTTCCTGGTGCAGGGCACGCTCTACCCCGACGTCGTCGAGTCCGGCGGCGGCGAGGGCGCGGCCAACATCAAGAGCCACCACAACGTCGGCGGCCTGCCCGAGGACCTGGAGTTCTCGCTGATCGAGCCGCTGCGCACCCTGTTCAAGGACGAGGTGCGCCAGGTCGGCCGCGAGCTCGGCATCCCCGAGGCGATCGTCTCGCGCCACCCGTTCCCCGGCCCCGGCCTGGCGATCCGCATCGTCGGCGCCGTCAGCGAGGAGCGCCTGCAGATCCTGCGCCGCGCCGACGCCATCGTGCGCGAGGAGACCACCGCGGCGGGCCTCGACCACGAGATCTGGCAGTTCCCCGTCGTGCTGCTGGCCGACGTGCGCTCGGTCGGCGTCCAGGGCGATGGCCGCACCTACGGCCACCCCATCGTGCTGCGCCCCGTCTCGAGCGAGGACGCCATGACGGCCGACTGGAGCCGCCTGCCGTACGAGCTGCTCGAGCGGATCTCGACCCGCATCACCAACGAGGTCGACGAGGTCAACCGCGTCGTCCTGGACGTCACGAGCAAGCCGCCGGGCACCATCGAGTGGGAGTGA
- a CDS encoding hemolysin family protein has protein sequence MSGWPALLLTLVLLLLNALFVAAEFALISARRTQLEPEAQAGKRSAKLALKAMENVTLAMAAAQLGITMCSLGLGAISEPAIAHLLEPAFEYFGVSDALVHPISFAIALTLVVFLHVVYGEMVPKNLALAAPDRAALILGPFMLGVIAVLKPLVVSLNAIANGAVRLAGIEPKDEVNSTFTHDEVAGLLEESRREGLLDDDEYGLVTGALDFHEGTVSQVLLPRDSLVTIAPGSTPVDVEEACARTGYSRFPVAGADGELTGYLHIKDVLETEDASRHRPIADKWLRPLSTVRMSSGLYDALRTMQAKGSHMARVADETGTVIGVVMLEDVLEELVGEIREQV, from the coding sequence ATGAGCGGCTGGCCGGCGTTGCTGCTGACCTTGGTCCTGCTGCTGCTGAACGCCCTGTTCGTGGCGGCGGAGTTCGCCCTGATCTCGGCCCGGCGCACGCAGCTCGAGCCCGAGGCCCAGGCCGGCAAGCGCAGCGCGAAGCTGGCGCTCAAGGCGATGGAGAACGTCACGCTGGCGATGGCCGCGGCGCAGCTGGGCATCACCATGTGCTCGCTGGGCCTGGGCGCGATCAGCGAGCCCGCGATCGCGCACCTGCTGGAGCCGGCCTTCGAGTACTTCGGGGTCTCGGATGCGCTCGTGCACCCGATCTCGTTCGCAATCGCGCTGACCCTCGTGGTCTTCCTGCACGTCGTCTACGGCGAGATGGTGCCCAAGAACCTCGCGCTGGCGGCGCCCGACCGGGCCGCCCTCATCCTGGGTCCGTTCATGCTGGGCGTCATCGCGGTGCTCAAGCCCCTGGTGGTGTCGCTCAACGCGATCGCCAACGGCGCGGTGCGCCTGGCCGGCATCGAGCCCAAGGACGAGGTCAACTCGACGTTCACCCACGACGAGGTCGCCGGCCTGCTGGAGGAGTCGCGCCGCGAGGGCCTGCTCGACGACGACGAGTACGGCCTCGTCACCGGTGCCCTGGACTTCCACGAGGGCACGGTGTCCCAGGTGCTGCTGCCCCGCGACAGCCTGGTGACGATCGCTCCGGGGTCGACGCCCGTCGACGTCGAGGAGGCGTGCGCCCGCACCGGCTACTCGCGGTTCCCGGTCGCCGGCGCCGACGGCGAGCTGACCGGCTACCTGCACATCAAGGACGTGCTCGAGACCGAGGACGCCTCGCGGCACCGGCCCATCGCCGACAAGTGGCTGCGGCCCCTGTCGACGGTGCGGATGTCCAGCGGTCTCTACGACGCGCTGCGCACGATGCAGGCCAAGGGCTCGCACATGGCCCGCGTGGCGGACGAGACCGGCACCGTCATCGGCGTCGTCATGCTCGAGGACGTGCTGGAGGAGCTCGTCGGCGAGATCCGCGAGCAGGTCTGA
- a CDS encoding hemolysin family protein, with translation MTEWLLLFTSFLLMLACGVFVAAEFSFVTVDRATIEREAAAGDRGAQGTAKALHSLSTQLSGAQLGITITNLAIGFLAEPAIGRLLHDPLTSFGLSGGGLNAASYAIALILSTFVTMLVGELIPKNLALSLPQQTAAYTQLMQRAFTKAMAWPIRGLNNMANRTLLWLGVEPQEELRSARSPLELRSLVLRSASEGAIDDETADLVARSIAFGDRTAADVRTPRVRVHFLEERDTAMDLIEAARQTGHSKFPVIGRSPDDVVGVVHVKQAVAVDPDRRRSVRLSEIAERAATVPDTLELDPLLVQLREQNNQMAIVMDEYGGTDGIVTLEDLVEEIVGDIADEHDRVSDSSRHRRDGTWSLSGLLRPDEVFEQTGVALPEGEDYETIAGLMLERLGRLAVRDDVVVLQVDSTPENDEDDAVPLTVRLRVERLDGRRIDRIALTIDDADDEEADR, from the coding sequence GTGACCGAATGGCTTCTGCTGTTCACGTCGTTCCTCTTGATGCTCGCGTGCGGGGTGTTCGTCGCGGCGGAGTTCTCCTTCGTGACCGTCGATCGTGCCACGATCGAGCGCGAGGCTGCCGCGGGCGACCGCGGCGCGCAAGGCACGGCGAAGGCTCTTCACAGCCTCTCGACCCAGTTGAGCGGTGCCCAGCTGGGCATCACGATCACCAACCTCGCGATCGGCTTCCTGGCCGAGCCCGCGATCGGCCGGTTGCTGCACGACCCGCTGACCTCGTTCGGCCTGTCCGGCGGCGGCCTCAATGCCGCGTCCTACGCGATCGCGCTGATCCTGAGCACCTTCGTGACGATGCTGGTCGGCGAGCTGATCCCCAAGAACCTCGCGCTGTCCCTGCCCCAGCAGACGGCCGCGTACACGCAGTTGATGCAGCGCGCCTTCACCAAGGCGATGGCGTGGCCCATCCGCGGCCTGAACAACATGGCCAACCGCACGTTGCTGTGGCTGGGTGTCGAGCCGCAGGAGGAGTTGCGCTCGGCCCGTTCGCCGCTGGAGCTGCGTTCCCTCGTCCTGCGCTCGGCCTCCGAGGGCGCCATCGACGACGAGACCGCCGATCTGGTCGCCCGCAGCATCGCCTTCGGTGACCGCACGGCCGCCGACGTGCGCACCCCGCGCGTGCGCGTCCACTTCCTCGAGGAGCGCGACACCGCGATGGACCTGATCGAGGCGGCCCGCCAGACCGGCCACTCGAAGTTCCCGGTCATCGGTCGCTCGCCCGACGACGTCGTGGGCGTCGTGCACGTCAAGCAGGCCGTCGCGGTCGACCCCGACCGGCGCCGCAGCGTCCGGCTGTCCGAGATCGCCGAGCGCGCCGCCACGGTGCCCGACACTCTCGAGCTCGATCCGCTCCTGGTGCAGCTGCGCGAGCAGAACAACCAGATGGCGATCGTCATGGACGAGTACGGCGGCACCGACGGCATCGTCACCCTCGAGGACCTGGTCGAGGAGATCGTCGGCGACATCGCCGACGAGCACGACCGCGTGTCCGACTCGAGCCGCCACCGCCGCGACGGGACCTGGTCGCTGTCGGGCCTGCTGCGCCCGGACGAGGTCTTCGAGCAGACCGGCGTCGCGCTGCCCGAGGGTGAGGACTACGAGACCATCGCCGGGCTCATGCTCGAGCGTCTGGGCCGGCTGGCGGTGCGCGACGACGTCGTGGTGCTGCAGGTCGACTCCACCCCCGAGAACGACGAGGACGACGCCGTCCCCCTGACCGTGCGCCTGCGCGTCGAGCGGCTCGATGGTCGCCGGATCGACCGCATCGCGCTGACCATCGACGACGCCGACGACGAGGAGGCCGACCGATGA
- a CDS encoding FmdB family zinc ribbon protein: protein MPTYQYRCADCGEQLEVKQSFSDAALTTCPACSGQLRKVFGAAGVVFKGSGFYRNDSRATPGSSSASSSSSSSSSSSSSSGSTGSGTA, encoded by the coding sequence GTGCCCACGTACCAATACCGTTGCGCCGACTGTGGCGAGCAGCTCGAGGTCAAGCAGAGCTTCTCCGACGCCGCGCTGACGACGTGCCCGGCCTGCAGCGGTCAGCTGCGCAAGGTCTTCGGTGCCGCCGGCGTGGTCTTCAAGGGCTCGGGCTTCTACCGCAACGACAGCCGGGCGACCCCCGGCTCGTCGTCGGCCTCCTCCTCGTCGAGCTCGTCCTCGTCCTCCAGCTCCTCGAGCGGATCGACCGGCTCCGGCACCGCCTGA